The sequence below is a genomic window from Acetobacter vaccinii.
GGTGGAGGCCGTGCCTGACATCTCGCCCCGGCAGGTGCTTGTCTCGGTCGTGGCCCCCGGCCTTGCTACGGAAGAAGTAGAAAAACTCATCACCTTTCCGGTCGAGGCCAGCATGACTGGTATCCCCGGCATGACCGACCTGCGCTCCGTCTCACGCGGGGGGGTCTCGGTGGTTTATGTCCAGTTTGATGACACGACAGACATCAACCTCGACCGCACCCGTGTTAACGAGCGTATCCAGCAGGCGCGGGCCAATATTGCCGTGCCGGGTATTTCCGTCAGCATGGGGCCGCTGGCTACTGGCATGGGCGAGATCATGCAGTTCCAGATCAAGGGACCGGGGCGGTCTCTGACGGACCTCAACCGGATCATGAACTGGACCGTGGTGCCGCAGTTACGGCTTGTGCCCGGTGTGGTGGATGTCAACGTCAACGGCGGGGCGGAGGAAACCTACGAAGTCACGCTGGATCAGGCCCGGCTGGTTGCCAGCGGCCTGAGCGTGGGAGATGTCTACCGCGCGGTGGACAGCAACAACGGGGCCTCCGGCGGGGGGTGGATTACCCACCATGCCGAGCAGCAGAGTGTTGTTGGCCGGGGGCTAGTCAATAGTCTGGCCGACTTTGGTGCCATTGCCGTACGCACCAACCCCGATGGCTCCACCCTGCGCCTGCGGGATCTGGGGCGTGTTGGCATAGGGGCACGCACACGCCTTGGTGCTGCCACCCGCGATGGGCAGGGGGAAATTGTAACAGGCGTGGTGATGATGGAAAGCGGTGCCAGTTCCAACACCACACTAGCCGCCATCAATCAGGTATTGCCCGCCCTGCGTCAGGCTCTGCCACCGGGTGTTACGCTCGACCCCTATTACACCCGCGCCACCCTGACCGGGCGGACCATAGCCACCGTGCGCGACAATCTGGCCCTGGGGGCCTTACTGGTCGTAGGGGTGCTGATTGTTGTTATCGGCAGTTGGCAGGCAGCCCTGGTCATTGCCTCGGTCATCCCTGCGGCGTTGATCTGCGCCATGGCGAGCATGCGCCAGTTTGGTATTTCGGCCAATCTGCTCAGCCTTGGGGCAATCGACTTTGGCATGATTGTCGATGGCTCGCTTGTGGTGGTGGAGCATATTCTGTCACGGCGGGAGGAGGAACCCCAGGCCCCCTTTGTCCCTCTTGTCATCTCGGCGGTGCAGCAGGTCATGCGCCCGGTTGGCTTTGCCATTCTGGTGATCATCATGGTCTATCTGCCTGTGCTGACCTTGCAGGGGATAGAAGGGCACATGTTCCGCCCCATGGCGCAGACCGTTATCATGGCGCTGCTGGCATCGCTCGCTTACTGTTTCATCTGTATTCCTGCCCTGGCGGTACTGGCGCTGCGGCATGTGCGCCCGGTAGGGGATACACGGCTGATTGCCCTGCTGCGCCGCCCTTACACCACACTCGTCCGCTGGGGGGAAAACCACCCCCGCACCCTGTTTAGCGGTGTTCTTGCAGCTCTGGCGCTGTCCGCCGTACTGGCCACACGGCTTGGCGGGGAGTTCATTCCCCAGTTGGAAGAAGGCGCGCTGGCTGTCATGACCACCCGCCTGCCCTCTGCCTCGCTCGACACGGCGCTAACAACCACCACACGGCTGGAACAGATCCTGCGCCGCTTCCCTGAAGTACGAACTGTTGTCAGCACAACTGGCACCTCCGCCATCCCGACCGACCCGATGGGCGTGAACGAGACCGACAGCTTCATTTTCCTCAACGATCCTTCAACTTGGACAACCGCCCATAGCCAGGCCGAGCTTGTTACCATTCTGGACAGCACCCTGCGGCGTGAACTGCCCGACGCCCTGTACGCATGGAGCCAACCCGTGCAGATGCGTATGGACGACCTGCTGTCGGGCGTGCGGACCCAGATTGCCGTCTCCATCTTCGGGGATGACCTGTCCACACTGGCGACACTGGGCGACAAGGTGGCGCTGGCCATAGCCGCCGTGCCGGGTGCCGCCGATGTCGCCCCTGCGGGTGATGGCACCGTGCCCCTTGTGGTGGTGGATATTGACCGCACCCAGGCCGCCAGCCGCAATGTTGCGCAACAGGATATTCTGGACACTGTCGAGGCCGTCGGCGGGCATATCGGGCGGCCTGTGATTATGGGCAACGCCATGATCAGCACCCAGATACGGCTTGACCCCCGGCAGGCAGGGTCTGCCACAGCCATCGGGGCATTGCGGGTGCGGCGTCAGGACGGGCTGGGGTATGTCATGCTGTCACAGGTCGCGCATGTGCATGTGGTCGATGGCCCGCCACGCATAAGCCGCGACAAGGTGCACCGCCGCATGGTGGTGCAGGCCAATGTGCGTGGGCGCGATCTGGCCTCCTTCGTCGCGCAGGCGCAGGACCGTGTGGCGCACACCGTGCCCCTGCCCGCTGGATACACGATTGAATGGGACGGCCAGTTCCGTAATCTGCAATCCGCCATGCAACGGCTGGCCGTTGTGCTGCCTGTAGCACTGGGGCTTATTTTTGCCCTACTGGTCGTGGCCTTTGGTGCCCTGCGCCCTGCCCTGCTGGTCTTTATCAACCTGCCTGTGGCGGCAACCGGGGGCGTGCTGGCGTTAAGCCTGCGGGGTATGCCGTTCAGCATTTCGGCCGGTATTGGTTTTATCGCGCTCTTTGGGGTGGCTATTCTGAACGGGGTTGTGCTGGTCAGCGCCATTACCACGTTACGCGCACAGGGCATGCGCGTCGCCCAGGCTGCGTTTGCAGCGGCGGAATCGCGCTTTCGGCCGGTTATGGCGACAGCCCTTGTTGCCAGTGTCGGGTTTTTTCC
It includes:
- a CDS encoding efflux RND transporter permease subunit, which translates into the protein MMRAYLQALLQARLLVLGGLCLLLVAGLLVAMGLPVEAVPDISPRQVLVSVVAPGLATEEVEKLITFPVEASMTGIPGMTDLRSVSRGGVSVVYVQFDDTTDINLDRTRVNERIQQARANIAVPGISVSMGPLATGMGEIMQFQIKGPGRSLTDLNRIMNWTVVPQLRLVPGVVDVNVNGGAEETYEVTLDQARLVASGLSVGDVYRAVDSNNGASGGGWITHHAEQQSVVGRGLVNSLADFGAIAVRTNPDGSTLRLRDLGRVGIGARTRLGAATRDGQGEIVTGVVMMESGASSNTTLAAINQVLPALRQALPPGVTLDPYYTRATLTGRTIATVRDNLALGALLVVGVLIVVIGSWQAALVIASVIPAALICAMASMRQFGISANLLSLGAIDFGMIVDGSLVVVEHILSRREEEPQAPFVPLVISAVQQVMRPVGFAILVIIMVYLPVLTLQGIEGHMFRPMAQTVIMALLASLAYCFICIPALAVLALRHVRPVGDTRLIALLRRPYTTLVRWGENHPRTLFSGVLAALALSAVLATRLGGEFIPQLEEGALAVMTTRLPSASLDTALTTTTRLEQILRRFPEVRTVVSTTGTSAIPTDPMGVNETDSFIFLNDPSTWTTAHSQAELVTILDSTLRRELPDALYAWSQPVQMRMDDLLSGVRTQIAVSIFGDDLSTLATLGDKVALAIAAVPGAADVAPAGDGTVPLVVVDIDRTQAASRNVAQQDILDTVEAVGGHIGRPVIMGNAMISTQIRLDPRQAGSATAIGALRVRRQDGLGYVMLSQVAHVHVVDGPPRISRDKVHRRMVVQANVRGRDLASFVAQAQDRVAHTVPLPAGYTIEWDGQFRNLQSAMQRLAVVLPVALGLIFALLVVAFGALRPALLVFINLPVAATGGVLALSLRGMPFSISAGIGFIALFGVAILNGVVLVSAITTLRAQGMRVAQAAFAAAESRFRPVMATALVASVGFFPMAFSQSAGAEVERPLASVVIGGLVSSTLLTLLVLPSLYARIMREKDQP